In Salvelinus alpinus chromosome 19, SLU_Salpinus.1, whole genome shotgun sequence, the genomic stretch AGACATAGTGGCATGAGATAGGCCACAGGTAAGACATAGTGGCATGAGATAGGCCACAGGTAAGACATAGTGGCATGAGATAGGCCACAGGTAAGACATAGTGGCATGAGATAGGCCACAGGTAAGACATAGTGGCATGAGATAGGCCACAGGTAAGACATAGTGGCATGAGATAGGCCACAGGTAAGACATAGTGGCATGAGATAGGCCACAGGTAAGACATTGTCAATAGCATGGGAAGAGCTACAGTTAGTAATCTTCACTTCTTTCCCCCAGCTTTGGTATAAACCATGATGGGATTGGTAACACATGCAGCAGCAGTGGCTTTATGATGGCCTCTGATGGAGGCTACAACAGTGTGGATCTCACCTGGTCCCAGTGCAGCAGACAGCAGCTGTACACATTCTTCAGGTAAGCATGCCAGCTGTTTCTCACATGGActcttaataatgacctgttcatCATAAGTAGATTACTCTGCAGAAATGTAATAATGGTCAGTGGTACTGTacacaacacagtgagtattgtAGAAGGCTGGTAATGAGAGTAAGATATGTGTTTGTTATGCTATTCTAGTGAAGGCAAGGCTGACTGTGTGAAAGACTTGCCTGTTCTGGTTGGCTCTCTGCAAGACTGGAAGCCAGGCCTTTACTATGGCGTGGACGACCAGTGCCGGATAGCGTTTGGTAGCACCGCCAGGGCCTGCTCCTTCACCAACCCTGACCTGGTAAGGGACACATTATGACATTAAATGGCAGCCACTTCTGTGATTATACTATCATGGTTATACTGTAGTAATAAgagtggttatacagtatgttgacaGTATCTATAGCTCTGTCTGGATAAGGCTTTCCCAGTGTTAATTCTTTCCTCCTGTCAGCCTGTGTGTCGTGTTCTCTCCTGCCACATCAAACCTGATGACAACAGCTCATGTAAACGTCTGCTGGTGCCTCTGTTGGATGGGACAGAGTGTGCACCCAACCAGGTACAGCCTTATGTTATCACTAGTCACATTCAATCATTATGACTATGTTTGGTCAAAGTATGCAACATTTGGGTTGTGAAATGAAAGcagccctgacctctaaccctgcaTGTCCTCTAGTGGTGCCTGAAGGGCCGCTGTGTGTCCCCAGACCAGCtcagctcctcttcctctgtggTGGTGCACGGGTCCTGGTCCAGCTGGTCCCAGTTCTCCCCATGCTCACGGATATGTGGCGGGGGCGTCACTTCCCGGACCAGGCAATGCAACAACCCACGGTAACAAGAAACAACAGTCAGGCCCAATTACAACACTAGTTCTCATGACTCCTCTCAAGTGCAAGTGGTACATTTCTGGCAAATAGGCTAGCCAAACAGTTTATTATTCTTGATGGATGTCTTCATAATTTTCATTTAAAATATGTTTTCATTTCCAGACCTGCATTTGGTGGGAATGATTGCAAGGGCAGGGATACAGAGGCGGAACTTTGTCACCAGCAGGTAAAACTCCACAGGTCATGTTTATGTTTACAGTGGGCCTCCGTAGGTCATTTTTACAAGGTAAATTGTTGCACCATTTATTCTGTGCCGTgagtactgtacatgtacatttcAGTGCTaaaaattgtattttttaaaattgtattaggATATTGAATTTGAATGTAATATTGTTTTATTTGTAATGCACAAATTGATTCATTGAATTCATAAATTGAActtgtatttcatgatttgaaaATGAATTGAATGTAGTATATAGCATACAGGTtttcaatttaattcaatttaaTATTCAAAATCAATgaatattcaaattcaatatttatatattcagttTCAATATGGTAGATATTGCATTCATTTTCTGTGTATCAAGTTTACAAACTAACATTCACGTGTTAaaattcagattcaaaaccagAGACAACGTCCTGGTACTTTGCCAGCCAGGAAAGGTAGAGGAGCACAGATAGAATCAAACGCTCTCTGTGGTAAACTGACGGTTGAATATATTTTATTCCTATGAATTTGGCGCACAGGAGACCTGGGTTAGAACCCCATCAGTCAAACTAACACGTCTTCATGTCTCAGGCAAGGTTGCTCATCATATTCATGGATCACCAAACCACCTTTGTTGCACTCTCATTAAATGGGGTGCACAGATCTGTCTGCTTCTTTTTTCCACAGAAAGTGTTTTTGTTGTGCAGTAGGCCGTGATCTCTAAGTATGAGGTCAAAGGGGGGGTAAAATGTAACCAAGATGGTTCGATGAACCACGCTCTTTTGATGACTAAGCTTGCTGGAGACTTGAGTTAGCTTCCTGAACTCATTCCTATGGGCTTTAGCtaagtgggctaacacagtcttgtgacATACAGGAGACCTGGTTTGAACCCAGTCAGAGCAAGATTAAATAAGGAGTGGAAAGGCTATCATTAGAAGGGCTATGACAGGGCTATTCCACTATATTCTTATCGGGACCAAACTGTGGTTTTTGTGACACTCCcttccaatgttccctctaaaaaAAATATGTCACtaagcaaatttcaggtctgctgagtgcaaacttgaacgttgtgaaaattctgtacaACTTCCAGAtcacgtttactgtgaacactgaggcagtacctgctttaagttacagttttaacagtggtcaagtagaCTAATGTGACTATTTGATCAAAACGATGGAGAAAAATGCTTctcattttaacatggaaatagctgttctatcattcagcctacagtagcagccaatgtgtggtgttcaatgtatgcctacattccatgagacttttgaaaaaaaacatgcagggcttgacattaacctgtttatccacttgtccttttCTGATGCAAGAAACTACTTTACAAAATAAGATGCATTactattcccataccattatagagaatcagacaaattatgctaccctctacCTATTGGCTaattagcttattcaagcctgtctcaaaatacaacactgcccctttaagacaaaaaaaaagctctttacctgacttgcttttcaaagatgtctagaaatgtacatgttttttgctcttgtaggaagtaatcactcccctattgctgactacaaatgatctataactgagctaataactcactaaagcaaaggatatgaacaaaatgtgcacacgtggctacatgcagctctcggtTTAATCTCAAAACAAacgcatctactcacgaccgctcatgctgtaaacacagtccagttcaaaataAATGGtccagatccatatatggcaatggtctatttgcatatagacctcctgcagctctgattggttatgctgcACCAATCTGTGTAGAGTATAGGCTGAGTCCTACTCCAATGCATTCTGCcttcaacaaaatctcttgcatagttcattttgtttcggtatgttgcattgaaagtggataatattgcgttgattcaatcacaattgccacagtaaagggaaacgttgataatgttaacagggaaaactctagaacagtggtcaatgacgctgtcggtgtgatcgaagcGTAACGCTTCAAACACACTGACAGCGTCATTGCACAAAATAGTATGCAGCACCAGCTGGATATGTATGCaataaaagttcaacattcaccttctgctccCATTTCCGTCAAGCACAccgaacacactgcaactgcctctgcaacgcaatgctgcaaggcaaacgtagcgtttcattggaaattaatgtaatTCTGGTGTTTCAAAATGCAATGacactgtcggtgtgatcgaagcGTAAGAACataaactcactcataaaaacagcagcttttAAACgctttgaaatctcacagtatcaactttgctgtagctttcttttatgcctgtTACTGCGGACACggtaatctgagccatccgttTGGCCAGCGTTAGACCTAAGTGCACTTGATTTGCCCgccgggaaggcagagtttgtacctccagacacatgaaatggttaaaAAAGGCAACAGTTCATCTACGCAGCACACAAGGCAGCTGAATcaggtgcacctaccgccaacagcccgagataaataaaaaataaagtttttttttttacagaaatgtttggcgatcgactaggaatgccttggagattgaCCAGTCGATCGCGATTGACCGGTTGGTGACaactgctctagaaagttgagtaaaattcaatctcgtgcttctctccaTGGGCTGATATTTTTTCTGCGTGGCAGTTCTGTTTACCACAGAGAGCGTTTGATTATATATTTTCTCCTCTACCTTTCCTGGCTTGCCAGGAGGCTCTCTCAAGTTTTGAATTTGAATTTAGAGATCTGAATTTGAAAACTGAATCTGAATGCATCCGAGAAGTTGAATATATGAAACTTTGATCAACTTTAAATAAAAGTTTGGAAACTTGATACACAGACAATGAATGCAATATCTACCCTATTGAAgatgaatatataaatattgaatATTAAATTAAAACGGAGTGCAATATTCATTAAATTCTATTCAAATGATGAATTATATGATCATTGCGCATTACCGATTAAAAATTATTACATTATAAAAATCTATATCCTAAATTATGTAATTCAAAAACAATTTCTGTTAGCACTGAAATCACTCCATACACATGCTTCGAGTGGAATGAGGGAAGTTGAATTGGAAATAGAAATGTTGCTTCTCTTCAAAAGACTATTATGATCGAAAGTTCAATTGGTCGTCAGAAGGATGTTAACTGAAACATAGGGTGTGAACACAAGCAATGTTCGGCATTCTTCCCCTCACACTATGCTGTCTGAGTAGCAGTGTGAAAGGACCCAGCTGGCCTTCATGGCAGAGCAGTGCGCCCAGACAGATCTACAGCCCCTGTACCTGTCCCCCAACACGGCCTCCCTCTACACCTGGATCCCCGCTGTAGGCTTTGTCACAGGTGGGCCAAGACACCTTGCCAATGGGGAATGGTTGGGTCATTGGGATGGAGGGCAATAAACAAAGGACAAACTACTACATTACTGACTCCCTCCACTGTATTCCTCTGATTTTCCCCCATGACCAGGGGATGAACAGTGCAGGTACATGTGCCAGTGTAAGGGAGAGAACTTCATTGTGAGCCGTGGGTCTCAGTTTGTGGATGGGACTCGTTGTGAACCAGACAGTCCAGCTCCCCTTGGTGCCACGACAGCTTGTCTAGGAGGGATGTGCCAGGTAAAGGCCAGCTTCGGTTTCTCCACCTTAGAGAGTTCTAGAGACGCTTTGAGAAATTATTAGACCTGACATGTCCTCATAAGCTAATGGGCGAATAATTTCTTCCACTAGCTGTTTGGCTGTGATGGAGTGTTGAAGTCTGGGAAGGTGGAGGATGTGTGTGGGGTATGTGGAGGGGATGGCTCCTCTTGCAGTCTCACCTCTCAGTCTTACAGTGGTGGTCAGGCCAGAGGTAACAGCTCAAATATCCCCATTCTTCAGTCTGGAGAGTGATCATTTCTACCTCCATCTCATTCCAGTAATTAAACTAGATTTTCCCTGCTTAATTGATTCTCAGAGTACGTCACATTCCTGACCCTGCCAGTAAACGCCACTCAGGTTCACATTGTCAACAGGGCACCTGTCTTCACTCACCTGGGTGAGTATCTGGGGTGACCTTGGGTGGTTTGAAAAGAAACCCCAAATCATATAAAGGACAATAAGCAAGGTGTCTGGTGTTTTTACCCATAGCGGTGTTGATTGGGAATCAGTATGTTGTGTCTGGGAGTGGCGGCATTGCGTTAAACAtcactcacccctctcctctggaGGACGGTCGTCTGGTTTATCGTCTgtacctgacccctgacctcctgCCTCTCATGGAGGAGCTGCTGCTACCTGGAACTGTTACAGAGGAGACACACATACAGgtcagcagggagagagacattccCAGACATGGCAACAGACACTCCAAATATCAGAGGGGATAACTGTGAGAGACACATATAGAAGAGGAACAGTATCTCCATTCActatgtacacacacatatagaaCTTTACTGACTCCTCAAAATACAAAGGAATATGACATTTGTTTTTTGCTCCAACAGGTCTATCGGAAATATGGAAAAGAATATGGAGAACAAACCAGTCCAAACATCACCTACCACTTTTATACACCCATTAGTAATAATGCTTTTATAAAAGAGATACCCAGGGGCAAGTGGACTGTTGTTACAACATCCTGCTCTGTCACTTGTGGCTCTGGTAAGAGTCATTttgaattatatatatttttttacaaatgattgttgaataaatatatttagtttgtttgttgtgggtgtACTTTAAGGCTTTCCAAATGTCACTGTTCTTATAGATCCactgttctctctttttcttGTAGGCATACAGAAATCTATGTATGTCTGTATGGATGAAGACACCAAGGAGCATCTGGAGGAGGTCTACTGTGATTCAGCTCCCCTTCTCCTGCTTCAGCAGACAACCTGTCACCTCCCAGCCTGTCCCCCCAGGTCCACTCTACATTCACTGCACACTGTCACACCTAGAACTCTTAAACTTTCATCAAACTGATTGATCAATGTCCTGTGTTGTGTTCTCCAGCTGGGAGATGGGAGAGTTTGGGCCCTGCAGTGCCTTGTGTGGTGGTGGAGAGAAAGTGCGCCCTGTGAGATGTGTTCAAAGGCAAGGCGCAGATGTCCTACAGGTGGCCATTTCTGAATGTCCACAACACTCAGCCACACAATCAGTGGATACATGCAACTTTCAACCCTGCCCTGCAAGGTATACATATTTTTATAATCAAATACAATATGTACATGAAGCAAACAAGGTCCAAGTTGCACCATGTAGGTTAATGGCCCAGTACAGTGTTGATATAGAATTTTTTGGGGTGGATGCGTGTGACAGGTGGAATGCGTCAGAAGCCGGGGAGTGTTCAGCGGTGTGTGGGCCCGGAGCGGCCAAACGCGTTGTGACATGTGTGCGGTCCGAAGGTGGTCATGATGTTGAGGTGGACCATAGCTTGTGTTCAGGGCTCTTCAAACCACCTGTCTTAGTGTCTTGTGTGATCGATGTCTGCCCTATTGGCTGGGAGTCTAAGGGACAGGTACAGCAGAGATCTATAATACATCTCATAAATGTGCACACCGAATTCTAAGACATCATACTGGAGAAGGTGGAACTTTgacatccattcatttgtctttACCAGGATCAACCTATACTTAACAAATCCCCTGGTTTAAGGTACCGCTCCAGGTACCTAACAGTGTATGTTTGGAGCCCTGTGATAGGCCAATGCTCAAAGACCTGCGGAAATGGTAAGTTAGACCAGATAATCCCTTCCATTTTTAGAAAGACAGTGTGGTACCTTGGTCAACACAAGCCTTATACATGTGTAGGTACCCTGCAGGTGTGGTTTTCatgtctggaccaccagaccagGCTAGCGGTGCCTGAGGTCTACTGTGATGCCTCCAGCAAACCAGAGCCTCACACAGAGTCCTGCAACCCTTCCCCTTGCCCTCCCATGTGAGTTGATCCTTTCAAGTACAAGAATGACAGCTCTGTCATAGCAGGGTAACAGCAGTGTGTTTCCCATGCAGGTGGCGCTACAAGCAGGGAGTGTGCAGTGTGTCGTGTGGAGGAGGCGTGGCCCATAGGGTACTATACTGCTCCCAGGAGACCGAGGGAGATGAGGAGGTGGTTGTGAACAATACAGAGTGCAGTAACATGACCAAACCCATAGCAGTGGTCACATGCAACTCCAACAGCTGTCCAGCCAGGTAATCCATGCAACTCCAACAGCTGCACAGCCAGGTAATCCATGCAACTCCAACACCTGCCCAGCCAGGTAAACGGtaaacagacactgaacactggCTAGAAGACCAGGGTAAAAAAGAGAATCTAAATGTGGAATTCACCACCCATGGATTTCAGTTTGTCTTGAATGCTATGTGAGTGTCAACAGACAGTGCCATATAGAGATTTCTGTATGTATTGCTGGGTGTAAATAAACTTGAACTTGAGATAATACTGTCCAGGTGGAGAGTGCTGAGGACGGGGGCCTGTTCTACATCTTGTGATCTGGGGTTAGCCAGGAGGCATGTCTCCTGTGTTGAGTATATCCATGGGGAGGACAGTGAGGTGTCTGAGGAGAGATGCCATGCAGCCGTTAAACCTGCTACCACGGTACCCTGTCTGGTGCAGGTGTGCACCTTCAGATGGGACGTGAAAGACTGGAATCAGGTAGGTACAGTGGCCAGTGGTGTTTTCATACATGAGTGATTTATAAATTATGTAGATGTACTGTTGATTAACTTTTCTGTTGTCTCTCAGTGTTCAGTGCCATGTGGGTATGGGATCCAGTCTAGAGCAGTGTCCTGCATGGGACCCACTAAGCCTGAGCCCCTCAGCCCACTGCTCTGCATGCACATGCCCAAGCCCATCACCATCCGGGGCTGCCAGATGGACGACTGCAGGGTCTTAGAGAAGACTAGTcccctcacccacacacacaccaccaacgCCCCCTCACTAGAGACCAGGGACCAGTTACCCAGTCCCCAGGGCATGGAAGTCACTCCCATGGATGAGGAGCTGTCTCCTACTCTCAGCCTGACCCAGACACCCCTGACTGCAACAGAACTGATCACCCCAGCCATGCCCACTGTGACACCTAAAACCAGTAAGGTGGCAGAACTCTGCTTCTTTAGCACTCATCAGAAAAGGCATAGACCAAGCATTGAGAGAGCTCCATCAGCTAATGTAATAGTTATCTACTGTGTGTCGCTATCTAGGTCTGTGTGGGCAGCTTCTGCTGGGGGAGTCAGGCACAGTGGACTTGAGACATGAGACAGGTCGCTGCATCCTGTCAATAGGCCGGCCCCTGGATGAGGTCATCCACATGAAAGTAGAGTCCAGCTCCCTAAGCTGCAAGAAAAGTGAGACATTTTATAATACCCTTTGTACTGTCTATCTATGGCAACCGAAATGGACAACaataaccctgtgtgtgtgtgcgtgtgtgtgtgtgtgtgtgtgtgtgtgtgtgtgcatgcttaggGGAGTATGTGGCGTTCTATGACAGGCTGGTACTGGTCAGGAAGTGTGACCAACTTGAGGACACTGAACTGACCTCCAGGACCAACGTCCTGCTGGTGCGCCAGCATCTCTTGTCCCCTGGAAACGGAGTGCTGCTCACTTACAGCAGTCAGAAGAACAACAAGAAGAGTCACCACCAGGGTAACACTGAGCTGCTACTGTATTGGCTGGAACAGAAGGCAGAGTGGCATGTTGTCACAGAGCTGGAACAATAGATTTTTAGAAGGACATATTATTTGGTCAATTTAATACATACCCACATGCTTCTTTCTGTTGCTCCTACAGACTGTGATGTCCAGCTGTTTGCTCCCAGCGGGGTCATTGAGAATCCAACGATGACCTCAGCGTTGGGCAGTCACACCTGTCGAGTCCTCATCAACGCCCCTCCCTCAGTGAAGATTAGGATCCGGGCTCTGAGCATGGGCCCTGTGGTCAACAGCACAGCAGCCCAGTCCACCTTCATTATGGTCAGGGAGGAGGGAGACTGTTCTCTCTTGCTTTTCAGTATATTCATCAATGCAAACTAGTTGAGTATACATTAAACCATGAATCTTGAAATGTATGCCATTGTAGATAACATTATGCCTCTAATACCATCTCCATTAGATACGAGATGTAGACGTCTTGAAGACCAACGTGTTCAAGGGCCAACAGCTTTTTGACTGGCGATCAGCTGGAAACATGGCAGAGATAGAATTTCATGGCGAGTACCTGCAAAGCAACGGGAGCTTCCGAGCTGAATACTCATTCGTGGAGCCTTGATCCTTGGCTCGCATTTCTATTATACAGTATTTAACGAGACAGGAATTTAGGCAGTTACTGGAGAACAATTTGTCCTTAGTTTAATCAGTATTGTCAGAATTTTGTAACATTAAAATAAATGACAGCAGTCAGTcttattttgtttgttattttttgttgtatAGAAAACATTTACCAAAGTAAATCACAGCAAAACCACTCAGCAACTCATTATTATGGCACATTTGGTATAGTATGGCACACATTTTCAGAACTTAAATAACTTAGAACTGTTTGAACTTATTTTAtaaatatgaaataacaaatatgtaaGTAAACAAACTGAATAAACACATCGATAGAATCCCACAAAAATAAATGTTAAGACAGCGCCAACATAATGTATGACTTTTAAATATAACTTAAAACAGACAGATGTAATCTCTTAATTCGATCACTATGTTGTCGCAGAAAATTATCCTAACAAAATaatttatcaacccctacaaaaatgtccattaaataacgcacataataattcacatttcctgttgctgcaggattattgtcctgctgtgagaaactggtcaaattaagatagtaCACCTGTAATACAGTATAGTCTCTGCCATGATCTGGTGTGGATCTTTCTTTGACATATGGCGCTTTCTATTTGGAAAAGGATATACCCATTTCATTCAACATGAAATGTATAACTTTCCATCAGTCATACTCGCTTTACAGTCTTGATATTATTTTGCTTATTACAGGACTGTCTCTCCTACAGGATTTTCCCTCCAACACTCACATCACGTCTACCTGAAGGGCCCAAAATCTTCCCAAGGCCCACCTAACGCATTGCAAAGTGCTTCTCCTCTCTCCATGTTACAGCACTAGATATACCCGGGTGGCTTCAGTTTCCCCCACTACCTGCAGCACAGGTTCAGTTCCACACCGCCACAAAGAGGAGCCATGTCCCCTGTGGGGACTCATTGCTTGGCCTTAGCTGTCTCCTCCAGCAGAGACCTCATGTCTCTCAGAGCCTTCTTCACAGCCCGGCCAAAGTTGGCAGCATGTGTCTCTTCACAACTGTTGAAGGCTGTAATGGCAATGTTGATGTGGTCTGCCATGGGGTTGTAACACACTCCGTAGCCATCTGGCACCAGTGGACCGAAGCACATCACACAGTCTGTCTTGGCACCAGcctggagaagagagacagtgaaaCATTACCTTTAGCTGTACAAATGTGGGCCAAAACTAATAAACACATTATTACCAAACCACTGTCTACAATTTGTCCTGTTATATGTTGTATTTTAGGATGCTAAATACCTCACATAAACAGCCTTCATACCTGGCTGGTGGAGAGATTGGGATGCTCAGCCACAGCATAGGCTGTGTCCATGAATATCTCTGGCATGGACGTCAGTTCTTCAATCGCCTGCAACTTCAGGCCAAGGAGATGTCTGTCTATGGCCTGGCCATGAATTGCCTGCTCATTTTGACATACACAAAATGAATGTACATTGCAGTGAGTGGGGACAAGCATGGATTAATACAGTAAATGTCCATTTCCATCTAGTCCTCACCATGCTTGTGTATTCTACGTGGGCTTGGCATGCCTTGTCCAATAGAGAAACCTTCTCTGTGTTCTGTCAACATATGGGATAAACAGACATGATTACAGTAGAGTGACAGTCAGGGTTTATTGTTAATTTAGTGTCAACGTTCAGGTTTCAGAGTTGACCTACCGGTTTAGCTAGGTCCTCCATTGCCTGGACAAATTTGAGAGACTCATTGGAGCAGGAGCGGATTGTGTCTGTTCGACCAAGTGCAAACATACGCAGGGACGCACTCTCATAGGTGGAACAGCACATCTTATACATTCTGAAAGATGAAAAAGCAATATGTCTCATCAACATGTCTCAAAGTGATAGGTGAAGGTAACCCGACTGCTGTTTCAGATGTTGACTGTTTTGTTCATGAAACCCACCTGAAGTAGGCAAGCTGTAGAGCCATTTGTATAAAGGCATCTGGACTCATCTTGTGAGCCTTTGGAACATTTCTCCCATAGTCAGCAAAGTTGACCACATTCACATCCAAGTCATGTGACATTCTGGTGAATGAAAGAGTAGCCAAAGAGTGAGAAACACTTCAAAGATATGTTTGAATGAAAACTGCTAGGAACACAAACAGACTCTACTTGCATGTTCATATTCTGTTTGGCCGACTCAATATCCTTCTTGACCTCAGGTGTGATATTGAAGCGCAGTTTGGGAGGCATGGGCAGAGGGATCATGGGAGCGCGTACCACCTCCATCCTTCCCCTGTTAAAACAACACAAAGCATTATAGGtgtcctgtcgggctgtatccccgcctggtacggcaactgctccgcccacaaccgtaaggctctccagagggtagtgaggtctgcacaacgcatcaccgggggcaaactacctgccctccaggacacctacaccacccgatgtcacaggaaggccataaagatcatcaagtacaacaaccacccgagccactgcctgttcaccccgctatcatccagaaggcgaggtcagtacaggtgtatcaaagcagggaccgagagactgaaaaacagcttctatctcaaggccatcagactgttaaacagccaccactaacattgagtggctgctgccatacatgtataaaatgtatcactagccactttaaacaatataatataatataatgtttacataccctacattacgcatctcatatgtatatactgtactctataccacctactgcatcctgacatctttatgtaatacatgtatcactagccactttaaacaatgccacttaatataatgtttacataccctacattactcatctcatatgtatatactgtactcgataccatctactgcatcttgcctatgccgttctgtaccatcactaattcatatatctttatgtacatattcttcatccctttacacttgtgtgtataaggtagctgttgtgaaattgttagggtagattactcgttggttattactgcattgtcggaactagaagcacaagcatttcgctacactcgcattaacatctgctaaccatgtgtatgtgacaaataaaataggattggatttgatttgatacttcaAGAGAGGCAGAGTCACATTCAGTAGCAGGCCAGGATCGTGATTCCAGCTTGGCCATGATCAGTGGGCTTCAAATGGTAGTAAAGATCATTTTCAAATGGATCAGGCACAATCTAAACCTGACAAATAGTGAATCTTCAAAATGCTTGCTACACTCAGGCATAATGCACCGGCTCTGGTTGGAAAAATAGCCATTGCAACCATGGCAACCAGCGCCAACCTTTTTATCTGTAGTACACAATGACCTTGGTAGTGCTGTGTACCATTAATCAATGAATGAAATAAACATATTTTGTTATGCCTTACATGTACTCAACCAAATAGTCCACCAGGAACACAATGGGTGGGCCTTCAGCTGGGGCATGCTCATACACCAGACCACAGGTACCATCTTCTCCCACAATAAACTGGGGATTAAATAATACACGTTATAACAATAAGACTTAAAATACATGTATGAATACAGTAGAATAATGCAAGAGACTCTTTGAGTAAAAATATGAACATATATCAGGGAGGATGCA encodes the following:
- the adamts13 gene encoding A disintegrin and metalloproteinase with thrombospondin motifs 13; protein product: MAALALLCLLSVLPGSTAILMRSPLEELFLHSLDQKDMVFYFGTDSATSVPEFQLIWTDCASTELHTGPWRCSFETEGKRFVLGLGERKQSFSCQSTLETARNTTLNIIRKSHAMCCQQAKVLHPPSTKGFLTICARKMQGLVVAGKEKERLYIQPVLQKHIHLTEARNCSSPRIPHLVFHQPFTARGPPRHSHMKRLRRQRSAIMPEVTHLELLVVVAPDVQLVHRQDTERYILTNLNIASELLRDMTLGANMRVHLVRMIILSEPEPEINISTNISSSLRSVCEWARRVIPSNDTDPLHADLVLYITRFDLELPNGNKQVRGVAQLGGACSSQWSCVITEDTGFDLGITIAHEIGHSFGINHDGIGNTCSSSGFMMASDGGYNSVDLTWSQCSRQQLYTFFSEGKADCVKDLPVLVGSLQDWKPGLYYGVDDQCRIAFGSTARACSFTNPDLPVCRVLSCHIKPDDNSSCKRLLVPLLDGTECAPNQWCLKGRCVSPDQLSSSSSVVVHGSWSSWSQFSPCSRICGGGVTSRTRQCNNPRPAFGGNDCKGRDTEAELCHQQQCERTQLAFMAEQCAQTDLQPLYLSPNTASLYTWIPAVGFVTGDEQCRYMCQCKGENFIVSRGSQFVDGTRCEPDSPAPLGATTACLGGMCQLFGCDGVLKSGKVEDVCGVCGGDGSSCSLTSQSYSGGQAREYVTFLTLPVNATQVHIVNRAPVFTHLAVLIGNQYVVSGSGGIALNITHPSPLEDGRLVYRLYLTPDLLPLMEELLLPGTVTEETHIQVYRKYGKEYGEQTSPNITYHFYTPISNNAFIKEIPRGKWTVVTTSCSVTCGSGIQKSMYVCMDEDTKEHLEEVYCDSAPLLLLQQTTCHLPACPPSWEMGEFGPCSALCGGGEKVRPVRCVQRQGADVLQVAISECPQHSATQSVDTCNFQPCPARWNASEAGECSAVCGPGAAKRVVTCVRSEGGHDVEVDHSLCSGLFKPPVLVSCVIDVCPIGWESKGQDQPILNKSPGLRYRSRYLTVYVWSPVIGQCSKTCGNGTLQVWFSCLDHQTRLAVPEVYCDASSKPEPHTESCNPSPCPPMWRYKQGVCSVSCGGGVAHRVLYCSQETEGDEEVVVNNTECSNMTKPIAVVTCNSNSCPARWRVLRTGACSTSCDLGLARRHVSCVEYIHGEDSEVSEERCHAAVKPATTVPCLVQVCTFRWDVKDWNQCSVPCGYGIQSRAVSCMGPTKPEPLSPLLCMHMPKPITIRGCQMDDCRVLEKTSPLTHTHTTNAPSLETRDQLPSPQGMEVTPMDEELSPTLSLTQTPLTATELITPAMPTVTPKTSLCGQLLLGESGTVDLRHETGRCILSIGRPLDEVIHMKVESSSLSCKKREYVAFYDRLVLVRKCDQLEDTELTSRTNVLLVRQHLLSPGNGVLLTYSSQKNNKKSHHQDCDVQLFAPSGVIENPTMTSALGSHTCRVLINAPPSVKIRIRALSMGPVVNSTAAQSTFIMIRDVDVLKTNVFKGQQLFDWRSAGNMAEIEFHGEYLQSNGSFRAEYSFVEP